The following are from one region of the Planctomycetota bacterium genome:
- a CDS encoding DUF5060 domain-containing protein, whose translation MAALRAILVALSVAAGLALAGESPAPVAQWRFETSTDGWESHETTVARSQAKAKDGGYSLEIPVEFPRPASVLRHVNFDIDRVGRIVYHVYVPEKAPDSVKTLLFLKDKDGLWFQHFFEQSLRPGVWNEVSLDISPSSPHLRPSAHHRLWDSVAAHGMNQIGVKFFCDDQFKGSLHLDAVTACPLELPREPLRVLNLRENAPEVGRYERFELTFDINRHITNPFDPDQIKIDATFLDPKGKPIAIPAFYYQDHVRRIKNNREELVPVGPGTWKVRFAPVAEGPHAYYLTVQYAGERQKGRPEPERLVTGRRSFVCTPSKSKGFIRVCKKDPNYFAFDNGEWFYPIGHNVHSPSDDTPRAAAIQHALGATIMPDHGTFNYDYLFKKMADHGENFAEVWMCSWWLGLEWVKDWRNYNGLTRYNLHSGWRLDYLLELAERHDLYINLVIDNHGKASTWCDPEWEDNPYNEVNGGFLESPEDFFRNPIAKEINRKLLRYIIARWGYNPRILGFELWSEIDLVGDSWNFHADPVTAAPKVQWHREMTEYLQQIDPWAHPVTTHFSTNYGRIQSSLVSLPGIHYLATDIYTIPLIKFILGTAQCGNAFGKPIIVTEYGGAGPFGSPAAVLRAHLHAGLWATYMTHTCGSPMLWWFQFIESDNLYSHFQALAAYHKGEERRGEGLVTRVLTADSFPKPHHDLGALSLQNQTKAYVWVYSQSAMERMPQTLPRFKDIALRLTGLNPGKYQVEVWDTYKGVVLARSEAESKGSGVVIPLPEFVGDCALKVKPAQ comes from the coding sequence CCCTGAGCGTGGCCGCCGGCCTGGCCCTGGCCGGCGAGAGCCCGGCGCCCGTGGCCCAGTGGCGATTCGAGACCAGCACCGACGGCTGGGAGTCGCACGAGACGACCGTGGCCCGCAGCCAGGCGAAGGCCAAGGACGGCGGCTACTCGCTCGAGATCCCCGTCGAGTTCCCGCGCCCCGCCTCGGTGCTGCGGCACGTGAACTTCGATATTGACCGGGTCGGCCGCATCGTCTACCACGTCTACGTGCCGGAGAAGGCGCCCGACAGCGTGAAGACGCTGCTGTTCCTGAAGGACAAGGACGGGCTCTGGTTCCAGCACTTCTTCGAGCAGTCGCTCCGGCCCGGCGTGTGGAACGAGGTGAGCCTGGACATCAGCCCGTCAAGCCCCCACCTTCGGCCCAGCGCCCACCATCGGCTGTGGGACAGCGTGGCGGCGCACGGGATGAACCAGATCGGGGTGAAGTTCTTCTGCGACGATCAGTTCAAGGGCTCGCTGCACCTGGACGCCGTGACGGCCTGCCCGCTGGAGCTGCCGCGCGAGCCGCTGCGGGTGCTGAACCTGCGCGAGAACGCCCCCGAGGTGGGCCGCTACGAGCGCTTCGAGCTCACCTTCGACATCAACCGCCACATCACCAACCCGTTCGACCCCGACCAGATCAAGATTGATGCCACGTTCCTGGACCCCAAGGGCAAGCCCATCGCCATCCCCGCCTTCTACTACCAGGACCACGTGCGGCGAATCAAGAACAACCGCGAGGAGCTGGTGCCCGTGGGCCCCGGCACCTGGAAGGTGCGGTTCGCGCCGGTGGCCGAGGGGCCGCACGCCTACTACCTCACGGTGCAATACGCGGGCGAGCGCCAGAAGGGGCGGCCCGAGCCCGAGCGCCTCGTCACCGGGCGGCGCTCCTTCGTGTGCACCCCCTCCAAGAGCAAGGGCTTCATCCGGGTCTGCAAGAAGGACCCCAACTACTTCGCCTTCGACAACGGCGAATGGTTCTATCCCATCGGCCACAACGTGCACTCGCCCAGCGACGACACGCCCCGCGCCGCGGCCATCCAGCACGCCCTCGGCGCCACCATCATGCCCGATCACGGCACCTTCAACTACGACTACCTCTTCAAGAAGATGGCCGACCATGGCGAGAACTTCGCCGAGGTCTGGATGTGCTCCTGGTGGCTCGGCCTCGAATGGGTGAAGGACTGGCGCAACTACAACGGCCTCACCCGCTACAACCTCCACTCCGGCTGGCGGCTCGACTACCTGCTCGAGCTCGCCGAGCGCCACGACCTCTACATCAACCTCGTCATTGACAACCACGGCAAGGCCTCCACCTGGTGCGACCCCGAGTGGGAAGACAACCCCTACAACGAAGTCAACGGCGGCTTTCTCGAGAGCCCCGAGGACTTCTTCCGCAACCCGATCGCCAAGGAGATCAACCGCAAGCTCCTCCGCTACATCATCGCCCGATGGGGCTACAACCCCCGGATCCTCGGCTTCGAGCTCTGGAGCGAGATTGACCTCGTCGGCGACTCCTGGAACTTCCACGCGGACCCCGTCACCGCCGCGCCCAAGGTCCAATGGCACCGCGAGATGACCGAGTACCTCCAGCAGATCGACCCCTGGGCGCACCCCGTGACCACCCACTTCTCCACTAACTACGGGCGCATCCAGTCCAGCCTCGTCTCCCTGCCCGGCATCCACTACCTGGCTACCGATATCTACACCATCCCGCTCATCAAGTTCATCCTGGGCACCGCGCAATGCGGCAATGCCTTTGGCAAGCCGATCATCGTCACCGAGTACGGCGGCGCCGGTCCGTTCGGCTCGCCGGCGGCCGTCCTGCGTGCCCATCTTCACGCCGGCCTGTGGGCCACCTACATGACCCACACCTGCGGCAGCCCCATGCTCTGGTGGTTCCAATTCATCGAGAGCGACAACCTCTACAGCCACTTCCAGGCCCTGGCCGCCTACCACAAGGGCGAAGAACGGCGCGGCGAGGGCCTCGTGACCCGCGTGCTCACCGCCGACAGCTTCCCCAAGCCGCATCACGATCTGGGCGCCCTGTCGCTCCAGAACCAGACCAAGGCCTACGTGTGGGTCTACTCGCAGAGCGCCATGGAGCGCATGCCGCAGACCCTGCCGCGCTTCAAGGACATCGCCCTCCGCCTCACCGGCCTCAACCCGGGCAAGTACCAGGTCGAGGTGTGGGACACCTACAAGGGCGTCGTCCTCGCCAGGAGCGAGGCCGAGTCCAAGGGAAGCGGAGTGGTGATCCCGCTGCCCGAGTTCGTGGGCGACTGCGCCCTCAAGGTCAAGCCCGCCCAGTAG